The Thermosynechococcus sp. HN-54 DNA segment GTACAAAGCCGCCGCCGATAAGGCCATTCGCGCCTACTTCAAACGCAACCCGCTGATGCTCGGGCTATACAAGCTCTTTCCCGACCTCTTCTTGGAGCAGGCTCGCCAAGCCACGTACATGAACGTGCTGGGGCTATTTTGGGAAGTGATGGCACCCGTCTTCTTTGAGATTAGCGATCGCTACGACGAGGGCAGCATTACCAGCGTCAAGGATGCCATGAACTTCTTGGTCAATGGGATTTTTGCGATCGCCGGTCGCCCCATTTACCACCATGTCTATATTGATGACGAGGTGCATGTCCTTGTGCCCAAGGAAAAGGGCTTTATGTGGCTCTATGAAGCGGCCTTCCCCTATGTGGAAGCGGTCTTTTACCGCACGGCGCCCTTCCGCGGCACCAAGTCCTACAATGCCCAAGCCAATCAGGTGCCTACTGATCAGGTGGACTTCCACTATGGCATCCTCTTTGCGGATAAATTCCCTGTGGGGACGGCGGGGATTCCACCCACGTTGCTCCACCAAGACATGTATCACTTCCTTCCCCAATACCTGAAGGATTACTTCCACCAGCACTGTCGCGGTGAGGATGATATTTTGGTGCAGTTGGGGATTGCCTTCCAGCACTCTATGTACACGGTGACCTCTGCCGTTTTGCAAGCAACCCGTGCCGCCTTCTACTATCCTTTGGATGATCCGAATCCCGAGCACCTAATGGCAAACCGCCGCTTCTTTGTGGCGCAGATGGATCGCTTTATTCGACCCCAGTACGGGATTGCTGAAGCCTGCAAGATCCGCAATGTTCAAGATCCCAATTACTTATAGGGAGTTGTAGGACGCAAGGGGAAGGGAGTGCGTCTCTTCCCCCTTTTTGCTAGGCTGGAACCAAAGTGAATTTTTGTAACGAGGTGTCATCGCTGTGGCCAACGTCGAAATCTATACGTGGTCTCGTTGTCCTTTTTGTATTCGGGCAAAGCAATTGCTGACGCGCAAAGGGGTGAAATTTACCGAGTACGTCATTGATGGCGACGAAGCTGCCCGTGCAGCAATGGCTCAACGTGCCCATGGCCGGCGATCGCTCCCGCAAATCTTTATTAACAACGAACACATTGGTGGCTGCGATGATCTCTATGCCCTAGAGGCACAAGGAAAACTGGACGCCCTGTTGCAAGCGGCAGCTTAATGACGGTGGATATTGCCTTTATTATTGACCCGATCGCCAGCCTTGACCCTGGCCACGATACCAGTGTGGCCTTGATGGAAGCAGCGCAAGCGGCAGGCGCACAGGTGTGGGTAACGGAAATTTCCCAACTGCTGATCCGCGAAGGTCAAGTATGGGCGGCAGTTACCCCGATTCAGTTATCGCCCGTGCAACTAGTGGCTGGCCAGTGGCAGATTCCCCAACCTTGGTTTCAGACGGGCGCAGTCGAATGGCGACCCCTCAATACTTTTCGAGCGGTGTGGATGCGCAAAGATCCCCCCGTGAATACTGCTTACCTCTACGCCACGTACTGTCTCGATTTAGTTGATCCACAAACCACCCTTGTCCTCAACTCCCCAGCGGGGTTACGCCATGCCAATGAAAAGATGTATGCCCTGCAATTTCCGAGTGTCATTCCCCAAACCATTGTGACAGGGGATAAGCAGCGCATTCGTGAATTTGTGCAGCAGCAGGGCATGGCGGTGCTCAAGCCCTTAGGGGGCAAAGCGGGGGAAGGGATTCTCTTTTTGCAGGCGGGCGATCGCAACCTCAATTCAATGATTGAAATTAGTACCCAACGCGGACAACTCCCCGTGATGGTGCAGGAGTATCTACCCGCGGCCAAGGAGGGGGACAAACGGATCATTCTCCTCAATGGGGAACCCATTGGTGCTGTGAATCGGATTCCCACAGGGGATGAATTTCGCGGCAATATGGCCACGGGGGGACGGGTGGCCGCCGTCGAAATTACAGAGCGCGATCGCCAGATTTGTCAAACCTTAGCCCCTGCCCTGCAGCGTGATGGTCTCTACTTTGTGGGGATTGATGTCATTGGTGGCTATTTAACGGAGGTGAATGTGACCAGCCCCACCGGTGTTCGCGAGATCGATCGCCTCAATGGTACTTGCCTTGGTCAACAGGTGATGGCTTGGCTATTAGGTTAACATTGAGTCATGCTTAACCACTCAAGGGATGTGATCCAAGCCAGTAATCAAATTTTTATTTTTATAAAGCAATATGGTTCACAGCAAAGAACGTGCCCCTAGAAATAGAACAATTACGTTGACCGAACAAGAACAAGCAAAGTATCGACAGCGACTCCTACGATTGAGTCATCCTGTAAGTTTACCAGAAATCATTAACCGCACAATTAACCAAGATATATTTGAAGCAGTTAAATTTTTGCCAAGCCAATTTGTTGACCTTCTCTTTATTGA contains these protein-coding regions:
- the grxC gene encoding glutaredoxin 3 is translated as MANVEIYTWSRCPFCIRAKQLLTRKGVKFTEYVIDGDEAARAAMAQRAHGRRSLPQIFINNEHIGGCDDLYALEAQGKLDALLQAAA
- the gshB gene encoding glutathione synthase encodes the protein MDIAFIIDPIASLDPGHDTSVALMEAAQAAGAQVWVTEISQLLIREGQVWAAVTPIQLSPVQLVAGQWQIPQPWFQTGAVEWRPLNTFRAVWMRKDPPVNTAYLYATYCLDLVDPQTTLVLNSPAGLRHANEKMYALQFPSVIPQTIVTGDKQRIREFVQQQGMAVLKPLGGKAGEGILFLQAGDRNLNSMIEISTQRGQLPVMVQEYLPAAKEGDKRIILLNGEPIGAVNRIPTGDEFRGNMATGGRVAAVEITERDRQICQTLAPALQRDGLYFVGIDVIGGYLTEVNVTSPTGVREIDRLNGTCLGQQVMAWLLG
- a CDS encoding CO2 hydration protein — protein: MVQAIERPSSAKLPPLDHPLADIIYRLEAGGALIPDTPVNLMKIIGMYKAYSIPMDFYWRDLLYLGERVFINPFPFFKYFPTKEYFDLPNHYAGDTADLRIWRGPAHAHPELMAFIEKGEIGKMPRLLHHLWHDRINMEFSEDLARAMMWHRMGGELDIYLDSEEYKAAADKAIRAYFKRNPLMLGLYKLFPDLFLEQARQATYMNVLGLFWEVMAPVFFEISDRYDEGSITSVKDAMNFLVNGIFAIAGRPIYHHVYIDDEVHVLVPKEKGFMWLYEAAFPYVEAVFYRTAPFRGTKSYNAQANQVPTDQVDFHYGILFADKFPVGTAGIPPTLLHQDMYHFLPQYLKDYFHQHCRGEDDILVQLGIAFQHSMYTVTSAVLQATRAAFYYPLDDPNPEHLMANRRFFVAQMDRFIRPQYGIAEACKIRNVQDPNYL